The segment atGGAGCAAGACAGACACATGCAAAAGAGCCCAATACATCCCCGACATGAGACTCCCAATTTCTTCCAGCTGCCACCAGACTTTAAAAGCTTCAGCAGGTCTGTCTCTATTCAAACATCTCAACGTCCAGATGGggtataaatattattgtttcctgtttttcaatcattactaactttaattatattaatttataaggtTTGGGAGACAAGAAAGGTGGTCAGAGATGAACATGGCAATGAACAAGTGACTGTGACTGAGCAACTTGATCGCCCGGGTAATAATGGCAGCCTCTTAGATTTACCTAGAATTGGTGCAGACTTTCCTCAATCGCAATTTAACCCTCCAGACCGAGATCATAGAGGAATGAGCTTGATTGATAAGCTCTTTGGAAGATTTTCAACATaagtttatattaaaaattggaagtcttcgattttaaatgaaaaaattttgtgttcaCCTTCTgatattagaaataaattacatatattaAGATTGAAgttaaatggatttttattttcattagtATCTCTAACTAGCTAGTAAGCGATTAGAATTAGTTTTATTCAATAGCAAAGAAAGGCACGATTCTATCATAGATATTGAAATTGATGAATGCTAGAGTTTAAGGAGAGTAGTATCTGTTCTACTCTCCTTACTAGAGTTTGACTGCAATTGagaattgaatattattttgtccttGACCTGTGAGACGTGCGCCATCTAGCGCCAGTGAATGTAGTGGGGATTTTAGTTATGGGAAATTCTCATACAACTGCTGTCATCGTCATCCTTTAGAATGGCTTTTAAAGGATGTTGCGTACCACCATTGACGCCAActtaaataatctaaatttctagctaaattcataattttgtgtaaaatgtGAGTGCTTATGCGCACGAAAAGTGattattgtaataaaaagtattgaaagaaatttatagaatattaaaaaacctttaaatgaCTAGAATCCTTACCCTAGTCAATTTAAGTCGGCGAGGTGACAGGTCATGGTTATGTTGGCAACAGTGTAGCTGTACTTGCCTTGTTTTCCCAGGAATACATCTTCCAGGTGCATTTCAAAATGGACTAACTGCGGAGCGAACCCATCCCATCAATAgcgatttgtttgtttgggCAGTTTCAATGCGCTCCTGCCCAGCTGCATCACAATGATCATTTCCTGCAGCGACAATCTTTGAGCGAAGCAAGAAAATGTCGATATCGCATTTGTTCTTGGAAGCAGCTCACACTACTTGAGAAGCTCTTAGTAGAAGGTAATGTATACAAACTTGCGCCGGAGTAAAGTGCATAATAAATGTCACACTTTTAGTAACAATCTCCCCCGAGTTTAAGAAGTGACCTTGCTTCTAGGTAAATTTCGCTGGCCACAGCTAGCAGTAAATTTTCTTGATCGCGATCTTATGTATCTAGTATTATTTGCAAGAAGCAGTATTTTGACAGTAAAATCACATGGCATTATGATAGCCCGAAATGAGCCTTTGATGTTGTCCCTGAACATCTCGACGTTTGATAAAATGTAATGCAAAATAGGTGCAAGAGCACCACACTTGTTTGTTCTACTTTGACTGCAGTGTTCCTTCATCTGAAGCatgtgcactttttaattaaattcatatgtATGTATCGATCATTTTGTTGCAGGGACGTGCGATATTCATTCCAGGATGGAGTGGGTCGAAATTATTGAACCTCGCACAAAGGAGCATATGTATGCAAACCTCTCGACTGGAGAGTGTGTTTGGGACCCACCATTCGGTGTGCCTGTGTAAGTagaatttaacttttcaagGCCGAACACCAGAAATCAATAATACATACAAGCTGGTGCCAAAAACAAACCACACCCAAATACTGCATTAGATTAAACTTGATTTAATGCATAATTAAGGTTTGCTTGGGAAACTTGAGCGCCAGCAGTGTGATCTGTTATTAGAGACCGCGCATTGTTGCTTGTTGACATTCATATCCGTTTTGCATACACATGAATATTCATGAGCACTCTCTCATCGTGGTTGGAGGCACGTGAAGCTGAACGATTTTCGCTTTTTAGGAAAAAGACTGATGATAACCAGTGGTGGGAGCTTTTTGACCAGGCAACTCAAAGGTTTTACTACTACAATGCAACCTCGCAGAAGACTGTGTGGCACAGGCCGCACAACTGTGACATCATTCCCCTAGCAAAGTTGCAGGTATTTATCCATTCATGGGCTTATGTTTGTTGCTGTTTTGTTACTCTTCTCGCTGCTTTTCGTTTATGCCCCTGCTCCCTTggatttcttttattttactgttgaTTTTGCagactttgaaaaataacactGAAGTCAGTGACGAGACCTCTTCAATAAAGAAGGAGTCGGTTGCCACTCAGACCCCAGGCAGATCAGTTAAATGGCCTAAGTCAGAAAAGCAAGACTCTCTTGCTTCAACTCCAGTCCAAACAGTTAATTTTGACCATAATTGCGTTCGACCTGTACTAACGTGCATTGATTTGCAGCACAAAACATCTTCAACAAAAACCACTCCTACTAGCAGCTCGTCTCCCAATGGGAAACCCTTGTGCACCCAGACCCAAACCAGTCCTGCTAGTTCTCCTCTCTCAAACAAGCGAACGCAGCGAGTGAGTCCCTCGTCTCCCAGTGCTAGTCCAGCCTCTGAGGATTCCAGCAGAGCAAAGGGGGCATTTGCAGATGATGCGGAGAAGAGGGGCAGGCGCAGCAAAAATGTCAGCAAACCAGAATCCAGCAGGTCAGCAAGCTCATCAAGTGTGCCGCACAAGCATGCTTCAGTTGATGATGGGTTTGCGTCTATTGAATCTCAGAAAACACCGCCTGGAGCTACACCAAAGGTAttgccaataaaataatattatgtttttacaCTTTTGCATCAggaatattaatatattagaGTATAAGGTtcagaaatacatttttgaaattttccacaaaatcTATCAAGCCTTAGTTGCAACGCCATAGAAATTGCATttcaatatcaaataaaaatttattgaaattcttcCAGACTCACACTGGTAGCAACAGTAGCCGAGGCAGTAATCAAATTCGCCACCAGAGAGAATACAGGGAGACGAAACACTCTCCCAGTGCTGACATTGGCATCACGGTGTCTACCAGCACTCCTCTCTTCAGTAAGAAGAAAAGCCCAAGTGCAGCCGCAATCGGCTCAAATGCAGCTCAGAGTCTTGATCGTTATGGACTATCAGACCAACCTGCATCATTTGTGATCCCCAAACAGCGCAGCTTTGACGTTGCCAGGGAAAAATCATCGCCCTCAGCTGAGAGAGGCACATCGCAGCATGAACTGGTCAGCAATCATCCCTCGTCAAGCTCGCTCTGCCGCAGCTACAGCTTCATGCAGACTCGCCCCGAGTTAGTCAGCAATAAAtaccagcagcaacagcatcACAGTCGCAGCTGCAAGTACAATGACGACGACGCCATGCACGAAAAGTACTTCATGGTGTCTCCATCTGGTCTAAGGAGTGTTGAGTCAACGCCACAGGCCAGACGCAAGTACCTGCCTACCGGCCAGGAGTTTTTAAGGACCGAAACAGCTGTC is part of the Cloeon dipterum chromosome 1, ieCloDipt1.1, whole genome shotgun sequence genome and harbors:
- the LOC135948268 gene encoding uncharacterized protein LOC135948268 isoform X2 yields the protein MDFIKKFIGIAPPKEHSDGGFKPSDENDFEVFDILPNGTQHRWHSCDIQEYMQEMERKFQEMLIPFQQRPEFSNDLFQTPAYKQDIDGSLDGCRPNADQILEIMEQDRHMQKSPIHPRHETPNFFQLPPDFKSFSRSVSIQTSQRPDGVWETRKVVRDEHGNEQVTVTEQLDRPGNNGSLLDLPRIGADFPQSQFNPPDRDHRGMSLIDKLFGRFST
- the LOC135948268 gene encoding uncharacterized protein LOC135948268 isoform X1, with the translated sequence MDFIKKFIGIAPPKEHSDGYFYWGFKPSDENDFEVFDILPNGTQHRWHSCDIQEYMQEMERKFQEMLIPFQQRPEFSNDLFQTPAYKQDIDGSLDGCRPNADQILEIMEQDRHMQKSPIHPRHETPNFFQLPPDFKSFSRSVSIQTSQRPDGVWETRKVVRDEHGNEQVTVTEQLDRPGNNGSLLDLPRIGADFPQSQFNPPDRDHRGMSLIDKLFGRFST